The Phragmites australis chromosome 1, lpPhrAust1.1, whole genome shotgun sequence genomic interval ACATTTGATGACCAAGTAtccctactttaaataagtatttacaTAATAAACTTTACAATTAATCGACAGCTAGTGCCGTATGTGGAGCTACGACAAGACATGTTTTATAAACTAAGGGCATCAAGTCCCTAGTAATGGACAACTCCGATGACAGGTTTTACGATGACTTCAGACCTGACATCTACGTGAAGCCCGACAAATTGATGGAGGTTCCTCGATCTCTAATGGCAAATTTTGACCATCAAGCCTCAGGGTTCGATGGTCAAGATGATCACTTACGTATGTGATTATATCTCTAGTAGGTCAAAAAGCCCAACTGCATCTATGGTCTCAACATTCGGTAACTCTTGCTACCGAGTAGTCACCAATATCTGGAAGGAGATTCTAGAGGATGAACCTCGCTTATCGAAATCCGATGTATCTACAGACCAAGAAGACATGGAAGATTATGGTGTCAATGCACTCTCTATTGATCATCAGGGAGACCATGCAGATGTTAGTCCTGAGCTAAGAGCCCCATTGCAAATAAAAGTGATGATGGTGCTGCTCGGTACCTGCAAGACGTGAGGGCTATACTCTCCAATCTGCCTCAAGGAGGGTTAAATACTCTAGAAGGGGTGCGGTGGTTGGAAGACATTGCTGGGATTATCACTGATGCATAGCAACGGGCAGAAGCCTCATGATCGACAAGATCTACCACTCGGACCGGTAGCACACTATTAAATGGCTCCAACCCAGTTTCTCCAACTCGGAGGAGAGAGAAGCTAAACTAGCTTACGAAAGGGTGTGCTCCCAAGACCGAAAAGTACATCATGCGATACCTTCCAGAGACCGCCTGATCGAGATCTATGTTACAACATCATTGAAAGTCACGATAGAGTCAAAAACCGAGATAGGTTTCCCAGAAGGACCTAACTAAGTTCCGGGAATCATGCTAATAATGTGATTCCTGAGGGTCAAGGCTATGACTCCAACTACCGGAGAGGCACTGCAGTGATTACCGGCTGTCGAGCTTTGGCACTAGATCTCTGAGAAGTACGCTGGCTAGATAGATTCCGACTCAGCACATTGGTGAAGAACTATAGAAGTTCTAATCCATTAGAAttcctccagatctatacaACAGCTATCCAAGCAGTCGCAGAAGATGAGAAGCTTGTGGCCCATTACCTCTCCATGGCACTTGAAGGGTTTGCTCATTCATGGTGATCAATTTGCCAGCATAATCGATCTACTCTTGGGAACACTAGTGTGACCTTTTTCTAGCCAATTTCTAGGGGACCTATGATCGTCCTGGGAAGAAAGATGACTTGCATTGCCTTCGCCAAGGGAGAATGATGAGACTCTATGGCAATTCATCAAGAGGTTCAGTAACATCAAGAATATAATTCATGAAATCACTGACTCTTCTATAATTTGAGCTTTCCTACAAGGAGTGCGGAATAGGAGGCTAACTAAAGATATGGCCATGTGTCCGCCTCAAAGTGTTAAGGAACTATTGGATATGGCTGACTGCTATGCTGTAGTAGTAGAAGCAGTAGAATAGAGCCGTTACCTTGATAAGGGGGGAAGGATGCCTTAGCCTAGCCTGGAGAGCGAGACCTCCAAATCGACTGACAAGCACGAGCTTAAGAAGAAAGTCGATAAGgctaggaagaagaagaagattgagGCGCCAAACATTATGGCTATGATTTGAGATAAGGACTTCAAGTCTCGTCGTTTTCCCGACAAGGGTAAGAAACCCTCATTGGAGAAGGTCACAAAAAAGTGGTGTCCTATTCACAAATTAGATACACATGACTTGGCTACTTAATGTATGATGGTTAAATAGGTAGAAAAGAACTTCGAAACAAAATTCTCAAGTAGGCCTTCTGACTCTAAACCCCAACAGCatgaagaagatgacgaggatgatAATATGCTATTTTAGAGTGGTGAGCATACCATCAGCCACATGTTTAGGGGATCTGCCACCTACGAGTCAAAGTGACAGTACAAGTGTATCAAGTAGAAGATTTGTGCCACAACTCCTTTGGTGCCAAAGGTCATCAGGTGGTCTAACGTCCCAATCAAGTTTGAAAGAACAATTGTTTTGACTCAATCAACCACCCTGATCGTTACTTGATCAGGGTCAAGGCTATCATCAACAATTGTAAGGTAAATTGAGTTCTTGTCGATGGTGCAAGTTCTTTGAATATCTTATTTCTTGGTACATTGGATGCTATGCAGGTACCTAGAACCAAGATTGAGCCTGTGAAGCATGCTTTTCACATTATAATCCCAGGCTCTTCAGCCAAACCTATTGGCCGAGTCTCCCTCCCGATCATTTTTGGGACGCCTAAGAAGTTTCGAACATAAAAGATTATGTTTGACGTGGCATATtttgagatggcatacaatgttATTTTCGGTCAGCCAACTCTGGCCAAGTTCATGGCTAGGAGACATTCTCCATAATCGAGAAGCAATCAGGCGAATGGCCAAGCGGTCAGTAGAACATAGGGAGTTCGACATCCATTTTGTTTCCCGAACAGCTATTAAACCCCAAGTACAAGTTGACTTTGTGGATCGAATGGTTAAACCCTGTGTCTAATAGTGAACACGAGCATGAAGTCCGAAAAATGTGGACAATGTATTTTGAAGGCTCATTGACACTTCATGGTTCAACGGCTAAGGTAACTCTAATATTTCCAATAGGGAAAACCTTGATATATGCCCTTTAGATTGATTTTCCTTCCATGAACAACATGGCAGAATGTGAAGGATTCCTAGCTAGTCTCTGAGTAGCTATTTCGCTCGGAATTCGATGACTTCTTGTGAAGAGAGGTTCATACTTAGTCACGAATCAGGTCGAAAAGGAATATAAATCTTTTGACCTAACCATGGTCGCATACCGTTTAGAGGTCAGGAAGCTTGAGCGGCATTTCATCGGATTAGAAGTACAATACATCCCGAGAAGGGATAATTTTCTAGCCGATAGACTGGTAAGGCTAGCTTCCTCACAATCTCTAGCACCTTTGGGGGTTTTTGTATAAAAACTTTCGATGCTGTTTGTATCACAAAGAGTCAAGGCAGTGGAGGGAGTGGTTGTCCCTAATAAGGACATAGCACTCGAGGTACCTCAAAGAGTCAATATTTCACCCGAGATGTCATAAAGAACTGCCATCTCGCTTGGGGTAACACAAAGCATCATTGCACCACTCGAGTATGAAGAAATGTGGATGGATACCATCCATGAATGCGAATCGAGCTGtacctgatgatgatgctaaaTCAGAAAGAATTGCTCGAAAAGCTAGAATGTGTACTCCAGCCGATGGTATCCTCCATCGAAGAGGAGCCAACAgagtcttgatgaagtgcatctctCAGACGTAGGGTAAGAGATTACTTGATGAAATCCATGGAGGGATTTATGGAGCTTATGTTTCCTTCCAAACTCCAGTCGAAAAGGCCTTTAGGCATGGTTTATGTTGGCCAATAGGGTTTGTGTCCAAGAACTTTCTTTGGTGCTATTCCGTTCAAACCACTGCCAGTCGGGCGACTATTGAGACTTGTTTCTTTCTAGTTATGGAGCAAAGGTGATGCTTCCTTGTGAACTAAATATTGGATCTCCACGAGTGGAAGCTGTTACGAAACAAAGTTAGACTCTACGACGAGTGAACAATATCGATTTCCTTGAGGAAATGAGGGATCAGGTCTTGATAAGGTCAACAAAATTTCAACAGGCACTCCGCCACTACCACAACCAAAAGGTTCGGGGTCAAAACCTTGATGTCGAGGATctagtttttaagaaaaattcaAAACCAGGATCAGTtctattttatgaattttctaGAATAATTTATCTTGTATGACTATCTGAGGTCTTTGCTtcattgaacatttttttttataatcatCCTGTGAAACTCAAAGTCAAGATAATTTCTTACTCGGTAGATCTTCATCAAGTTAAGATAAAATACAGGTTATATACTACTTGATGTCCTTTAATCTTGTTCTGAGTAAACACGGGCACAAGTCAGGTGAGGTTGTTCTTTAAGCAATGCTTGACAGTAAGATAATCTATTTGATTTCTTGGAATTTTACCTTAACAGGGAAAGAAAAGTTTTTCTAATTACCTAAAGCAGGGGATTACACGCTTCCTCGACTTTGACTGCATGCTAGCAAGTCTATCTTCCCCATCAAACAATCGAGGGAAAGAGGGAAGGAATGACATTTTGAGTGATATTTATGGCACTTTGATCTTCTCATTTATATATGTGAAGTCTGATGAGTTGATAGAGGTTCCTCGATCTTTGATGACAAATTTCAGCCATCAAACCCTGGAGCTCAAAGATCAAGATAAATTACTCACGTGATCATACAGCTAGTAGATCGGAAAACCCAACTATGGCTATGGCCTCAGTTTCCGGTGGTTTTTTTTTCCACCGAATAGTTGCCAAATAAAGAAGAAGATTCCGGAGGATGAACCTCGCTTCTTGGATTTTGAAGCATCTACAGACGGAGAAGACATGCAAGACTTTGGGGTCGATGCACACTCTACTGATCAGCAGGAGGACCTGGTGGTGGTTAATCCTAGCCATGAGAGCCCGGTTACAAATAACAGTGATGACGGGGCATGGCAAGAGTGGATTCCATCAAGACACTCCACAATAGCATATGTTCTACATGAGCACAAACATCATGGGAATCGCCAAATGCCACATGGTTGAATGATTTTTGGCTCATTGGACCAACAAGGTAACGGAGGCCAGTTTATTTCCTATATTGCCCAATACTTGCAAGGGGCAAAAACCCTACTCTCTAATCTGCCTCAAGGGATGTTGAATACTGCAAATGGGCACAGTGGCTGAAGGATGTTGATGGGATTATCACCTATGCACAGCACTGGGCAGAAGCCTCCAGCTTGACGAGATCTACCACTCGGGTGAGTAACTCATGCCGAAATAGTTACAACCAAGTTTCCCTAGGTCGATGGAGAGAGGCTAGACAAGCCTATGAAAGGATGCATGCCCATGACTGTCGTGCATGCCGTACAATGCCTCCCAAAGATCACCCTATGCAAGATCTACACCACGACATTGACGAACATCACAACATAGTGGAACATCAAGATAGATCTCCCAGAAGGGCTAGGCCAAGTTCTGGGAATTAAGCCAATACGACTATCGAATAAGCACCGCGATGGTTATAGGGTGTTGGGCTTTCACACCCAATCTCCTAATAGTATGCTGGCTAGATAGATTCTGACCTGGCACATTAGAGAAGTACGATGGAAGCTCTAATCCATTAGAATTCCACCAGATCTATGCAACAACTATTCAAGCGATTGGACGGGATGAGAAAGTGATGGAAAATTACATCCCTACCACGCTTGAAGGGTCCTCCCATTCATGGTTGACCCATTTGCCAGTAGAACCAGTCTACTAGTGAGAACACTGGTGTGACCTTTTCTTGGCCAACTTCTAGGGACCTTATGAGCATCCCGCGAAAGAAGATGATATGCACCGTCTTCGCCAGGAGAGCAGTAAAACTCTTCGGCAGTTTATTAAGACATTCAATAATGTCAGGAACACAACTCTCGATATTATTGATTCCTATGTGATTCGAGTTAGTTATGGATGCATATATTGTATCCAATCTGCCCGCAACTTCGTCTACTAATATATGCATCAATTTTGTACAATATATGCATCAATTTTGTTAACGTTACTAAGTGATGAATTGTTTTCCGTGGGAGCAGTTTAGACCTTACTACTGCCTATGCTTAATTTCCAAGGCACCGACGCATGTTGGGGAAGAGCTTGATGGGGTCTATTTAGGGGTTAAAAAGGTCTGAAACGAtgagaaaatattaaaatcatTTTTAGTTTCATATTGTTCTTAGAAACAAAATTGGAAGCGATAATACCGAAAACGAATATGGCATCGACTGTATTGGAAAATTGAAAACAACATTGTCGGATCAGTAATATATTGATTTCAATCGGGAATTGATAATTCTGAACGAAAACACCAAACTGTAACCCACAAAATATGCATCTCATATGATAAATTTAATTAAATCACAGGTGACATGACTACAATCTACATAAGTATATGATAAGATAAATGACAAGACATATTTAATAAGACATATGTATTTTGGAATTAACCTCAAAGTGCAAAAGAGTGGTGTTGAACTGTTGACAATAGGTCAGATGAAAGCAAGTGCAGATTTGCATTTCCTACCAAAGAACCATCCAGGAGCAGCGCAGGAACCAAAGTTTGAGTAcaacaaacaaacacaacagTCAATAGATCATTGTCACCAAAGTTTGTGTATAACAAACAACAGTCAATATACATTCTTCTTTTACTCTATTTCTTCTCAAAATTACCGATGTCGTACTACCTTGCAATCTGCATGAATGATTAATTGGCGTAATTTGCTCTAACAAATTAGTCTTCATATATTGAATTGAATGTTCTATTTCCCCTAAAGCGTTCGTAATCCTTAACAACTTGCCCTCATGTGTTCTTTTGCCAGGAACGCCTGCTTGCATGGTAAACTCtgttaataaatttatttttcagaacTTCTGTTTGAAACCATAGGCACGTTGTGTATAAAAACTTTCGTATTAACGCAGAGGCAATTCAGCTAGTCACTCAAATATATAAAGAATTGGTGGCTGAATCATGGCAAACAAGCATAGGTGTAACACTAATCTAGTAAGCAGAAGGTTCTTGAACAGATTAATTAGCATACTTAGATGTACTCAACAACAGGACAAACACGAGTACCGTGACACTAAGCAGATAGTACTAGATAGTTACATTACTTAGATCCACACTTCTTAAACACTCTCAAAAACTAGATAATATTGATAGATCCATTATTAGCGTTGTATGCAACGCGGCGAACACAGGAACGACACTCATGTAGACGTACGTACTCGCTACAGCGCGAAAGCTGCGGCAGCtgccgcggcgccggcggtgcGGAGGATCTGGAAATATAACTGTGGGTTCGCCAGGAACGCCGCACGGGAGATGAGAAATCCGGCAGCTCCGGGCGCCTTCATGGCAGCGGCCGCCCCGGCCACCCCAGCCGCCGCGGGCCAGAAGAAGTAGGCCCCAATGGCGCCCCCGACGAGGGTGAGCCCTGCGGTCACCACGCTTGCCATGGCTAGCTTCTGGTGGAGCTCAGCCAGCTTTGCCTGCAACAAGGTTTAAGAAGAAGGACGACTCGGTCACTGGGACAAGTGTTGTTAGCGAGAGGGAAGAGCTAGCTTGGGTCTGTTTATGTAGAGGAGGGCATGTGGTCACGAAGAGAGTGAGCGCACCATGGTTCATGTCCATCGGTAGTCCGTACGATGATGACTCGGCCTAGACTCCTTTGACAGCGTCCACACTATTCTAGTCCCAAAGCGATTGACAAGCCCCAAAAGGAACGACAACGATGTACTACAGCAATACTTCACTACTAAGCAAAACAAAtgattcctctaaaaaaaacaaaacaaatgattCCTCTCGTACAACAAATTAGCCCGGCACACCCGCACGACATGTTAGCCAGGATAGCTCCAGACCACGCGTTATCGTGCAGCAATGGAAAGACAATTCTGTGTTAGAAGGCATTTTTTCTCCGGCGAGATCGATAGTAGTGGTCATGGCTGTTGACTGGAGTGAGTTTATGTTCACTATCCAGTGAGTGAAGACAGCTGATGTAACTCTTTATGTATAGGCTGTACGTACATAGACGTTGCCTTATGATGATGCTTATACGTTCTTCTTGCACTCTATTTCTTCTCAAAATTACTGATGTCGTACTACCTTGTAATCTGCATGAATGATTAATTGTCGTAATTTGCTCTAACATATTAGTCTTCATATATTGAATTGAATGTGTTCTCTTTCCCCTAAAGCATTAGTAATCCTTAACAATTTGCCTTCATGTATTCTTTTGCCAGAAAGGCCTGCTTGCATGGCATTCTGTtaataaatttgttttttagAACTTCTGTTTGAAACAATAGGCAcgttttgtttaaaaaaattcatattaaCGCACAGGCATTTCAGCTAATCAGTCAAATATATAAAGAATAGGCGGCTGAATCACCGCAAAAAAGTATATATAAGTGTAATAAATCTAGTAAGCACAAGGTTCTTGAACAGATTAACATACTTTGATGTGCTCGACAACTGGACAAACGAGTACCCTGACACAAAGCAGATAGTACTAGATACTTACTTAAGGGGGTGTTTAGTTTATTGTTTTGTAACATAATTTAATTACGGACGGTAAGTCATTCCATTACACGCGTTTGGTTCATGTCCATCGGCAGTCCGTTCGATGATGACTCGGCCCAGACTCCTTTGATCAGTCATTGTGGTCGGGCCCAAGTCCCAAAACGTCTACTGTATTCTAGTCCCAAAGCGATTTTACCGAATCTATTCTAGTCCAAAGATTAAACAgcgaaagcaaattctataacAACTTTAACCAAAAGATTTCTACGAGATTCTAATATATGATATCCTTCACTGATACAACGGTTAGCACGTACAGCTGATAGAAAGGAAGGAGACATCTGACATACACAAGAATAGTTCTTTCTGTGAGACCAGAACtaataaaattttcttctatTAATAGTCCCGAAAGGAACGGTAACGATGTAGTAGCGTGTTACTTCACTACTAAGCAAAACAAATGATTCCTCtcaataaaaaggaaaataaataaaaaataagagtaGATCAGGGTGCAACTACCAACAGGCCCACCATAAAACATGTCTTTCAGTCCATAAGCGTTCATTAACTTCATTTTTCATTATAATAATtctcatataaaatataataatttcTACCAATCTATAATGCTCAGACGCATAAAAGGAACATAGCTTCTTTTATATAAGATTTTACTAACTTGAATGTTTACGTAAAGAATGATTGCTCATAACATGCAACGACAAGAAGGGTAGGGTACTGCTGAAATCAGGGAACCTCACATCTTTACAACCCTCTAAAGGTGTATCCTAATTAAGTAGACATTATATCAAGCATACAAAGGCAAGTACTTGTGAAGGGGTGCGATGGAATGAAAGCAACAACATGCTTATATAGGCAAGCGAAGCATTACTTAGACATACAGTGTCAGCAAGAATACTATAAATTATAAATAGACTAAAATTAATGTGAGGTAAAATAACGCTGATCACATGACACATCATTGTTGTTTACTGCCACACAAGGCTTGATTGGTCTCTCTACACTGTTGTGGATGGCTGGCATGACATGTCATAGAGCTGCTGGTAGTAATAAAATGACGGCTTGATCATCTGAACCATGCATGCAAATAATCACACGGGGCAGGAAAGGAGCCTAACGCGGGTATGCTCGGAGGCCGTCGATACAGCACCGCCTCATACTTCTAACTGCAGTTGGTGATGGGTGGTGGTCCCTTCTACACCACCATCCCACCCTGCTGAGCTAGCTTTCCATTGATTGGTTAGCCTACACTATCGCTCAGACCATAGTAAAAAAGTCAGACCGGTGATCGAACCGCGCTCAGCCTACACTGGTTCATTGGTTTGACAGTTGGACTAGCCGATTGTACCAGGATTCAAATATTGTATGTTCCCTTTGTAGAACATAGCCAACTGCGTGGTAGCATTGTTACTGGAGTAGAATCACTGCTACCAGACCGGGGATTAATTCCTGCCATACTTGTATAACAAATTAGCCCAGCACACCCAGACGGCATGTTAGCCAGCATAGCGCCGGACTACGTGTTATCGTGCATCAATGGAGAGGCAATTCTGTGTTAGAAAGCATTTTTTCTCGGCGAGATCGATAGTGGTCATGGGTTGTTAATTGACTGGAGAGTTTATGTTGACTACCATTTCCTTGCTAAGCTCGTACAACAAATTAGCCCGGCACACACCCACACGACATGTAAGTTAACCAGCATAGCGCCAGACCACATCGTGCAGCAATGGAAATGCAATTCTGTGTTAGAAAGCATTTTTTCTCCGACGAGATCGATAGTAGTGGTCATGGTTGTTGACTAGAGAGAGTTTATATATGTTCACTATCCAGCGAGTGAAGACAGCGGATGTAACTCTTTATGTATAGGCTGTACGTACATAGATGTTGCCTTATGATGATGCTTATACATTCTTCTTGCACTCTATTTCTTCTCAAAATTACTGATGTCGTACTACCTTGCAATCTGCATGAATGATTAATTGGCGTAATTTGCTCTAACAAATTAGTCTTCATATATTGAATTGAATGTTCTATTTCCCCTAAAGCGTTCGTAATCCTTAACAACTTGCCCTCATGTGTTCTTTTGCTAGGAACGCCTGCTTGCATTGTAAACTctattaataaatttatttttcagaacTTCTGTTTGAAACCATAGGCACGTTGTGTATAAAAATTTTCGTATTAACGCATAGGCAATTCAGCTAGTCACTAAAATATATAAAGAATAGGTGGCTGAATGATGGCAAACAAGCATAGGTGTAACAATAATCTAGTAAGCAGAAGGTTCTTGAACAGATTAATTAGCATACTTAGATGTACTCGACAACAGGACAAACACGAGTACCGTGACACCAAGCAGATAGTACTAGATTGTTACATTACTTAGATCCACACCTCTTAAACACTCTCAAAAACTAGATAATATTGATAGATCCATTATTAGCGTTGTATGCAACGCGGCGAACACAGGAACGGTACTCATGCAGCCGTGCGTACTCGCTACAGGGCGAAAGCTGCGGCagccgccgcggcgccggccGTGCGAAGGATCTGAAAATACAGCTGCGGGTTTGCCAGGAACGCCGCACGGGAGATGAGGAATCCGGCAGCGCCGGGCGCCTTCATGGCGGCGGCCGCCCCGGCCGCCACGGGCCAGAAGAAGTAGGCCCCAATGGCGCCCCCGACGAGGGTGAGCCCTGCGGTCACCACGCTTACCATGGCTAGCTTCTGGTGGAGCTCAGCCAGCTTTGCCTGCAACAAGGTTTAAGAAGAAGGACGACTCGGTCACTGGGACAATTGTTGTTAGCGAGAGGGAAGAGCTAGCTTGGGTCTGTTTATGTAGAGGAGGGCATGTGGTCACGAAGAGAGTGAGCGCACCATGGTTCATGTCCATCGGCAGTCCGTACGATGATGACTCGGCCCAGGCTCCTTTGACAGCGTCCACACTATTCTAGTCCCAAAGCGATTGACAAGCCCCAAAAGGAACGACAACGATGTACTACAGCAATACTTCACTACTAAGCAAAACAAATGattcctctcaaaaaaaaaaaaacaaatgattCCTCTCGTACAACAAATTAGCCCGGCACACCCACACGACATGTTAGCCAGGATAGCTCCAGACCACGCCTTATCGTGCAGCAATGGAAAGACAATTCTGTGTTAGAAGGCATTTTTTCTCCGGCGAGATCGATAGTAGTGGTCATGGCTGTTGACTGGAGTGAGTTTATGTTCACTATCCAGTGAGTGAAGACAGCTGATGTAACTCTTTATGTATAGGCTGTACGTACATAGACGTTGCCTTATGATGATGCTTATACGTTCTTCTTGCACTCTATTTCTTCTCAAAATTACTGATGTCGTACTACCTTGTAATCTGCAT includes:
- the LOC133912467 gene encoding protein EGG APPARATUS-1-like, which produces MASVVTAGLTLVGGAIGAYFFWPAAAGVAGAAAAMKAPGAAGFLISRAAFLANPQLYFQILRTAGAAAAAAAFAL